One window of Leopardus geoffroyi isolate Oge1 chromosome B3, O.geoffroyi_Oge1_pat1.0, whole genome shotgun sequence genomic DNA carries:
- the ISLR gene encoding immunoglobulin superfamily containing leucine-rich repeat protein, with amino-acid sequence MQELRLLCWAVLLGLAQACPEPCDCGEKYGFQIADCAYRDLEAVPPGFPANVTTLSLSANRLPSLPEGAFREVPLLQSLWLAHNEIRVVAAGALAPLGQLRSLDLSHNLISDFAWSDLHNLSALQLLKMDSNELTFIPRDAFRSLRALRSLQLNHNRLHALAEGTFAPLTALSHLQINDNPFDCTCGIVWFKTWALTTAVSIPEQDNITCTSPHVLKGTPLNRLLPLPCSAPSVQLTYQPSQDGAELRPGFVLALHCDVEGQPAPQLHWHIQTPGGTVEITSPNVGADGRALSGALAAGGRPRFQAFANGSLLIPDFGKLEEGTYSCLATNELGSAESSVNVALATPGEGGEDALGRRFHGKAAEGKGCYTVDNEVQPSGPEDNVVIIYLSRAGGPEASAVGGGAPGKQPPGLFLLGQSLLLLFLTSF; translated from the coding sequence ATGCAGGAGCTGCGTTTGCTCTGCTGGGCGGTCCTCCTGGGCCTAGCGCAGGCCTGTCCTGAGCCCTGCGACTGCGGCGAGAAGTACGGCTTCCAGATCGCCGACTGCGCCTACCGCGACCTGGAGGCCGTGCCACCCGGCTTCCCTGCCAACGTGACCACGCTGAGCCTGTCGGCCAACCGGCTGCCCAGCTTGCCAGAGGGCGCCTTCCGGGAGGTGCCCCTGCTGCAGTCGCTGTGGCTGGCGCACAACGAGATCCGTGTGGTGGCCGCCGGTGCCCTCGCCCCTCTGGGCCAACTCAGGAGCCTGGACCTCAGCCACAACCTCATCTCCGACTTTGCCTGGAGCGACCTGCACAACCTCAGTGCCCTCCAGCTGCTCAAGATGGACAGCAACGAGCTGACCTTCATCCCCCGGGACGCCTTCCGCAGCCTTCGTGCCCTGCGCTCGCTGCAGCTCAACCACAACCGCCTGCACGCGCTGGCCGAAGGCACCTTCGCGCCTCTCACCGCTCTGTCCCACCTGCAGATCAACGATAACCCCTTCGACTGCACCTGCGGCATCGTGTGGTTCAAGACGTGGGCCCTGACCACGGCCGTGTCCATCCCGGAGCAAGACAACATCACCTGCACTTCGCCCCACGTGCTCAAGGGCACGCCGCTGAACCGCCTGCTGCCGCTGCCTTGCTCGGCGCCCTCGGTGCAGCTCACCTACCAGCCCAGCCAGGATGGTGCCGAGCTGCGGCCGGGCTTCGTGCTGGCCCTCCACTGCGACGTGGAGGGGCAACCGGCCCCCCAGCTCCACTGGCACATCCAGACGCCCGGTGGCACCGTGGAGATCACCAGCCCCAACGTGGGTGCCGACGGGCGTGCCCTTTCAGGGGCCCTGGCCGCCGGCGGCCGGCCTCGCTTCCAGGCCTTTGCCAACGGCAGCCTGCTCATCCCAGACTTCGGCAAGCTGGAGGAGGGCACCTACAGCTGCCTGGCCACCAACGAGCTAGGCAGTGCGGAGAGCTCAGTAAACGTGGCACTGGCCACACCGGGCGAGGGTGGGGAGGATGCGCTGGGGCGCAGGTTCCACGGCAAAGCAGCTGAGGGTAAGGGCTGCTACACGGTTGACAACGAGGTACAGCCCTCAGGGCCGGAGGACAACGTCGTCATCATCTACCTCAGCCGCGCGGGGGGCCCTGAGGCTTCagcagtgggaggaggggcccctgggaagCAGCCCCCCGGCCTGTTCCTACTAGGCCAgagcctcctccttctcttcctcacttccttctag